Within the Camelus dromedarius isolate mCamDro1 chromosome 9, mCamDro1.pat, whole genome shotgun sequence genome, the region GGATGCTGCTCGTGGCCAAGCGCCGGGGGCCAGAATATACCTACAAGGGCCACATCTTCGTGAGtttggggatgggggcagggccagAATGTTACCGGCACGGTATCTTCTATACACTTGTACCTGTATACCTAATGatgtggctgggggtggggtctgcAAGAAGGGACCATCCAGCTTCAGAGGAACACGTTTTCTTGAGTTCGAGGATGGAGGCAGGGTTTGAGAGGTGAGGCCAGTGGGATGCAGAGCTGGTGAGGGCCTGGAGGGGAGGACCTGGATCTGGCCACCAGGAAGCCTCTACATGGGGGAAGCACACCTTCTTGATCCAGAGGATGGTGGGAGGGCTGGTGAGGGAGGGCTGAGCCTAGCCTGGTGGGGAGGGTCCACAGAGGGAAAGGGGTCCATCTTTGTAGGGGGCAGGGGTACAGATGCACACGAAGGCATGTGGATGTGTCTGAGGCCTCTGAGCTTGCCTCCTGTCTCTGCCCCTCACCCAGTGTTGCAACCTGAGTGTGAGTGAGAGTCCTCGAGACCCTCTAGGGTTCAAGGTGTCCGATCTGACCATCCCCAAGCACCGACACCTGCTCCAGGTGAGCATGGGTTGGGGCTGGGTGGGCAGGGTTCCCCCCCAGCCCTGAGACCTCACCCCTGgctccccactccaccctcaACCTACCCCCAGGCCAAGAACCAAGAAGAGAAGAGGCTGTGGATTCACTGTCTCCAGCGCCTCTTCTTTGAGAACCACCCCGCCTCCATCCCTGCCAAGGTACAGCTCCTGCCACCACTGGGGGCCCTCAGAGTGCTGGacacccaccccccccaccccaataatACAAAAAGATTTTGAATGCAGGGAGGCTGTCTCAGAATGTGGTTGTTAAATTGCAGCATTAAGGTTGCCTGGGTGtcaatcccagctccaccatgtGACTTTCGGCAAGTAACTTaatctctctggcctcagtttcttcatctggaggAATAATACCACCGGCCTCATAGGGTCGTGGTGAGGATTAGTCATTAACGCACGTGACACAGAGCAGCACCCATGAATGGGACCATGACTGGGGTGCTCAGGGTCCAGCCCCCTCAACCATTGTCTCTTTCAGGCAAAACAAGTTCTCCTTGAAAACAGCCTGCACTGTGAgttggggcctggggtggggaggatgtggaAGTAGAAGAATCACTTCCAAGAAAAAGTAGATTATTAGCCCTAAATCTCTCCCTGCAGGTGCTCCTAAAAGTAAGCCTATCCCAGAGCCCCTGACACCCCCACTTGGGTCTCCCCGACCTCGAGATGCTAGAAGTTTCACCCCTGGACGGAGGAACACAGGTAAAGGAGATGGAcccctgagcccctcccccaggactcAGGAatgctcctcccagccccctcgTCCCCCAGGAGCCTGGAGCTGGCTCATAGCAGGGTTCTGATCTGCCTCTCCCACAGCTTCATCTCCAGGACCCTCCACTACCCGCCGTGGCCGCAGACAGTCTGGTGAGTACCCGCCACCTAAAAGTGAGGCAGGTGTTGGGTCAGAGCTGACCCCTGACATCACTGTGTCCTCCCCTCAGAGCCTCTGAAGGACCCCTATGTCATGTTCCCACAGAACGGTGAGTGagcacccagcccagcctggttcatccctctgtctgtctcttccctcGGGACGCCCAGTGTTCATGAGGGAGGGGTGATAGGGGCAGCTCATCAATCATAAGGAATAACACGTGTTCCTACATCtcactcttttctctttctcatctcgTCATCCCCAGCTAAGCCTAGACTCAAGGTGAGAAATATCCTGGGACAGGGTTTGGGGACTGGACTCCCGGTTCTGATGGAGGAGGGAGCTTGAGTTCCAAAGTCCTGGGCCTGAAGAAGAAGGGGGCTGGGGACCGGATTCCTccgtctgagggaggagggggtgggggccctCGACTCCtgccctcttttctttccttcctcacagCACACTGGCAGCGATGGGGAGCTCTTCCCGCCCTTAGAGCCTCAGCCGCCAGTTTTAGCTTCTGGAGCCCCTGAGGACCTGGAGGACACTGGACCCCCAACGCTGGATCCCTCTGGGACTTCAATCACTGAAGAGATCCTGGAACTGCTGAACCAGAGGGGCCTCCGGGATCCAGGGGTGAGCCAGGCATCCCATTATGGTGTCCTTGGGGCTCTCGGCTTGGGCAGGCCCAGACTGAGGGTCGGGGGTACCAGCTTACCCTGATATCTTTGGCTTCTTCCTCAGTGCCCACTACAGCCATCCTCCCACGACATTCCCAAGTTCCCCGGCGACACCCAGGTGCCGGACAACAGTGATACCCTGACATTCCAAGCCCTGCCCAGCCGGGACTcttcagaagaggaggaggaggaagagctggaTATGGACGACCGGGGGCCTTCCCCACTCCACGTCCTAGAGGGGCTCGAAAGTTCCAGTGCAGCTGAAATTCCCGACATTCCCAGCCTTTCCAAAGATCCTGATGTACCCAACCTCCCTGAAATTCCCAGCCTTTCTGAAATACCCAAAACTCCCCGCCTTCCCAGCCTCTCTGACATTTCCAGTGTTTTTGAAATGCCCTGCCTTCCAGCCATACCTAGTGTCCCCGACATTCCCAGCCTTTCCAgcactccttccctcccctgtgaCTCCTGGCTCCAGGGACCTCTGCAGGAGCCGGATGAGGCTCCAGCCACCAGGAGAGAACTGTTCCCTGGGAGCAGTTCTGGAAAACTGGGAGAATCCTCCTCAGAAAGCAGGGCAGAACAAGAAGAGGATGAAGGAGTATCATTCCCAGATTTCCAACCCCGGCATGTCACCCCAGATCAGGGATTCCCAGATGAGCTGGAGTTCCGCTCTTGCTCAGAAATCCGGAGCGCCTGGCGGGCACTGGAGCAGGGACAGCTGGCCCGGCCAGGTTTCCCAGAGCCATTGTTGATCCTAGAAGATTCAGATCTGAGTGGAGGCAGCGGAAGTGGGAAGGCAGGAGCCCCAACTTCAGAGAGGTCGGCGTCTCGTGTGCGAGAGTTGGCCCGACTTTACAGTGAGCGGATCCAGCAGATGCAGCGGGCAGAGACCCGGGCATCGGCCAATGCCCCCCGCCGCCGGCCACGGGCTCTGGCCCAGCCACAGCTGTTGCCCTGCCTGCCCCACGAGCAGGCCGAGCCAGGTGAGGGCCAGGTGTGTGGTCGGCAAAGGTGGCCCACAGAGGGGGTATCGGTCCTAACTCATCCACCTTTCTTTGTATGCAGGGCCCCTTCCTGCCTTTGGACATGTGCTGGTATGTGAGCTCGCCTTCCCACTGACCTGTGCCCAGGAATCTGTCCCCCTAAGCCCTGCTACCCAGGTTCAAGCTGCCACACCCTTGACTAAGCAGGGAGGCTGCCTGGGCGGCCAGGGTCTAAATGTTTCAAATTTGCCTGAGCAAGACCATCTGGACATCCAGGTTCCAGCTTCTACCCCTCTGCCTGAACAAGGAAGCCTCTGGAATATCCAGATTCCAGCCACCACACTTTTGCCCACAAAGGAAGACTCCCCAGGTGTCCAGGTTCCAGCTGTTACAACTTTTCCTGATCAAGAAGGCCACTTGGAAATTCAGGTTCCAGCTGCCACCCCTCCTCTGCCTGAGCAGAGAAGCCAAGTGGATGTACAGGTTCCATCTCCCACCTCTTTTCCTGAGCAAGGACACCAGGTAGACATCCAAGATCCAGCCACCACAGCTTTGCCCAAGCAAGAAAGTTATCTTGATGTCATGGTTTTAGCCACCACTCCTGTGGCCAAGCGAGAAGGCTGCCTGGACAGCCAGAGCCCAACCAACACCCCATTAACTAAGCAAGGGGGTTCCAGGGATGTTCAATTTTCAGCCACTGCCTGTGGCCAAGCCGTCAACCCTTTGCTCACAGACGGAAGCAGCCTGGACCGTCAGATCCCAGCCGACACCCCACTGCCCTCGCAACTTGACCTCCCAGACATTCAGGTTCTGGGGACCTCTCCTTTGCCTGCTCATGGAAGCCACCTAGACCATCAGATCCCAGCCAACTCTCCGTTATCCTTGCCCCAGGACCTCCCAGACTTTCAAGTTCCAGCTGCCACACCTTTGCCCCAGCCACAGGGCCTCATGGACACCCGGGTCCAACCCCTCCCACCTTTGCCACAGGAGGGAGGCCTCCCAGACATCCAGGGTCCAGCTGCCATGCTTTTGCTGCAGGAGCATAGCCTCACAGACCTCCAGGTTCAAAATCTGACACCTCTGTTGGAACAGAAGAATCCCACAGATGTCCACGTTCCAGCTGCCACACCTTTACTTGAGCAAAGAGGTCCCCGGGACAGTCAGGGCCTGTTCCCCACCCCAGTTCAGACCACCATGGCTTTGTCCAAACCAGGCAGCCACTCAGTCCCTCCTGTTGCCAGGCCAGGGTCTTCAGACTTGACCCCACCCCATAGTCCCCCACTCCCAACCCGTCAGCTCCTGGGCCCCAACGCAGCTGCCCTCTCAAGATACTTGGCAGCCTCATACATCAGCCAGAGCCTGGCTCGACGGCAGGGGCCTGGAGGAGAGGCCTTCCCGGCCTCCCGGGGCCCTtggtcctcctctgcccccacatCACGGGCACCTTCACCGccaccccagccccaacccccacCGCCCCCAGCCAGAAGACTTAGCTATGCCACCACGGTCAACATCCAAGTCGGGGGTGGTGGGCGGCTACGACCAGCCAAAGCCCAGGTCAGGTTGAACCACCCTGCCCTCTTGGCATCCCCCCAGGAATCTGTGGGCCTTCGCAGAGCCCAGGGGGCTCCTGATGCCCCTTTCCACATGTGAGCCAGGATGTTGGGCTTCTTGAAAAGCAAAGACTTCAACTAGATGCCACAGACCCTCAGAATTCACCTAGAAGTCCAGACACTGAACACACGTCTGAAAATTGCTGCAACTTTCCAACTCCCCAGCTCCTTGGCGAATGGTCCTTATTACTTATCTGGATTAACCCAACAGGGATGGGAAAGGGGATgtcattaatattttgtttattaatattttgaaattatgtgtCTTTCCCATTCTGGAGGCAGTGGGGGATGATAGAAGACAACAATGAATGGAAAGGAATTGCAGCACGAATCAGTCATTCTGAAAATTTGGGGAATCGCAGACACCTTTGAGAATTATTGGAAACTGGACCCATTGCAATTTGGTGTATGATTTCAGAGGGTTAATGAACTGTTTGGTGCCCATCCAGGACAGCCAAGTTAAGATGCTTTGTTCCAAGCAGACCCCTAGAAATTCATTCCGTCAGCAATTTATCTAGTTCATGGGTCCCACCATCATCCATTCATCTCATCTGCTCAGCCATCTCTACCTATTCATTTaactgtctctccatctctctctcttcctctctgtgtgtcttctaATTCTTCATCCCAcccatgtgtctttttttccctcccttaagggaggcactggggataaaacccaggatcttgtgtacATCAAGCATGTACTCTACCTCTGGGATgtacccccacacccccacccatGTCTTGCTTTACTCAGCCATCTCTACCCTATTCACCCCTCATCCAAACTCCCATCTAGCATCCATTTCTTCATcagtccattcatccatctactATCCCACCTGTCCATCTTCTCCAACCAACtctccattcatccatttgttcCTCCATATTTCCATCTCTGTCCGTTCATTCATGCTTCTCATCACTCAGCCATCTCCTAACCCTTCAAGCCAACCATCCTACCACCATCTGTACCACTATCCTTCCACCCCCTTTACTCTCTCTATCCATTCCTCATTAATTAGGTTCTTCTGGGTCTTGGTACTACAAAACTTCAGAGACAGTTCCATGCTAACGCCAAAATGGATCAAGTTTGGGATTCTGGGAAAAATGCCCCACATCTGTCTTACTGCTCTTAGCAACCACTCTCCACCCTCCTGAGTATTGCAGTTCTTGGACCTACCCGCACACACATCAGATCTCTTTACTCCATCTCTAGTTTGGGACCTCTACAGTACCTCAGtgtgccccaccccccaaaagtAATTCAGGTCTTAGAGACAAACAAAGGCTTTTATATTAAGATCGTTCTCTCCCACTCCCAGCAGTGGCCAATGAAAAGCACAGTTAAAGCAGTTTCTTCAGTAAGATTAGCTTCTTTCGTTGAACACTTAACGTGTTGTGATTTAGCACATCATCTCAGGATCTTCCCTGGCATTCTGAGGAGACACCATAGCATTATGGCTGAGTTCAAGTCCCAACTTTTCTAGGACTTGGTGTGTAACTTCCCTCCCCTCcgagcctgagtttcctcatctgtacaatgaggaTGGCAGTATCTGCCGTGTAGGATTGTTGTAAAGATTCCCTGAGTATATCCTCACTTCCCAAGTGTTTGAGCCTGACTCACTAGGGCACTGTTCAAATCACAGATGTCCCAGCCCATGGAATCAGAACCTCCAAGGCAGGACCCTAAGAATCTGAAATTTTAACAATCAGTTAACAGCAAAAAAATGCTGTTATTGAGTACTAACTGCATACCCCAAGCATTAGTCACTTTATTTGAAGCTCATTCTCTGAGTCCTCACAATATCCCTAAATGGCAAGTGAGGATGGCTTTTAATctccactttagagatgaggaaactgaggcacagagaggacaaGGGACTCACTTGCCCAGTCACACAGGTgggaaggagcagagctggggctcatCCACGCAGCCAAGCCTGAGTCTCCACTTACTTGAGTGTCTGtcctgtgtcaggcactgttcttgcCACTGGGAGAGCACAACAGAGAACAATTCCTTGCCCACTTAAGACTTGCAGCCCTGTGCTCCCAAGGCCCTAGGTAGTTGATTAATTAGCTGGGTAAAAGAGCAAGGCCTGGCTCAACGTTAGTAGCTGGCTTCTGTTCAGTTATTGGGTGTTTACCACGTCACACACCAGGGCCCGGGCCCAGTCGGGCTCTGCAGCCTGGACCTGCTCCACTGCAGCCTCCGGAGGTCAGGGCTGAGGCTGGccctccccgcctccacccctAGCTGCACATTCCCAGACACCCCCAGCTGCACATTCCCAGCTGAAGGAAAgttcccagcccagcctgggctccCAGCGGCGCCGGAATTCCCGGTATTTAAGGAGGCGGCcgggagggagaaggggactgTCTACTCCAAGGCCTGGAGTGAGAAGGCGAGGCAAGCCCCCTCGGACTCTCCGGATGTGTCCCAGCTGTGCCTCGGGGAGGGAGCCAGAAGCCTCCATAAGGGGGTCTCTGGACCCTGTGGGAAAACCATGGGCACTCATTTTGCCTCAACCCCTCCCCCTGGTCCCTGCCCTTAAATTCCATTCCTCCCGCCAGCCAGCCCGACTCCTACCTCTGCTTCATGGCCCCAGTTCCAACGCCTCCTCAGGAAGACGTTTCTGGCTGCTCTACCACAGCCTGCCTTTTGTAAGCTTGGTCTTTAGAGCTACAGTTAAGACAGGCTTGGAAAGGGTAAGTAAGGGCGGCTGCCCACTGCCGCCTTTGGGACACTTCTGCCCTCCTTGGGATGTTTGGGTTAATGCCAGCCAACCTCATTTAACCCGAGTTAACTCCAGCTCCAGTGCAAAACTTGGTGTGGTGGTTATTTTGCCACCAGGCTGAACTTTCTCCCCCGCTAACAAGAAGCCTCACGGGACTATTAAGTCCGACAGTGCTTAGCCTGGCATCTTGTTAGAGCCCAGTCAACCCACTCT harbors:
- the PLEKHG2 gene encoding pleckstrin homology domain-containing family G member 2 isoform X2: MPEGARGLGLSKPSPSLGRRGEACDCAAVCETQTAPATPAMASPRGSGSSTSLSTVGSEGDPAPGPAPACSASRPEPLPGPPIRLHLSPVGTPGSAKPSRLERVAREIVETERAYVRDLRSIVEDYLGPLLNGGVLGLSAEQVGTLFANIEDIYEFSSELLEDLESSSSAGGIAECFVQRSEDFDIYTLYCMNYPSSLALLRELSLSPPAALWLQERQAQLRHSLPLQSFLLKPVQRILKYHLLLQELGKHWAEGPGTGGRETVEEAIVSMTAVAWYINDMKRKQEHAARLQEVQRRLGGWTGPELSAFGELVLEGAFRGGGGSGPRLRGGERLLFLFSRMLLVAKRRGPEYTYKGHIFCCNLSVSESPRDPLGFKVSDLTIPKHRHLLQAKNQEEKRLWIHCLQRLFFENHPASIPAKAKQVLLENSLHCAPKSKPIPEPLTPPLGSPRPRDARSFTPGRRNTASSPGPSTTRRGRRQSEPLKDPYVMFPQNAKPRLKHTGSDGELFPPLEPQPPVLASGAPEDLEDTGPPTLDPSGTSITEEILELLNQRGLRDPGCPLQPSSHDIPKFPGDTQVPDNSDTLTFQALPSRDSSEEEEEEELDMDDRGPSPLHVLEGLESSSAAEIPDIPSLSKDPDVPNLPEIPSLSEIPKTPRLPSLSDISSVFEMPCLPAIPSVPDIPSLSSTPSLPCDSWLQGPLQEPDEAPATRRELFPGSSSGKLGESSSESRAEQEEDEGVSFPDFQPRHVTPDQGFPDELEFRSCSEIRSAWRALEQGQLARPGFPEPLLILEDSDLSGGSGSGKAGAPTSERSASRVRELARLYSERIQQMQRAETRASANAPRRRPRALAQPQLLPCLPHEQAEPGPLPAFGHVLVCELAFPLTCAQESVPLSPATQVQAATPLTKQGGCLGGQGLNVSNLPEQDHLDIQVPASTPLPEQGSLWNIQIPATTLLPTKEDSPGVQVPAVTTFPDQEGHLEIQVPAATPPLPEQRSQVDVQVPSPTSFPEQGHQVDIQDPATTALPKQESYLDVMVLATTPVAKREGCLDSQSPTNTPLTKQGGSRDVQFSATACGQAVNPLLTDGSSLDRQIPADTPLPSQLDLPDIQVLGTSPLPAHGSHLDHQIPANSPLSLPQDLPDFQVPAATPLPQPQGLMDTRVQPLPPLPQEGGLPDIQGPAAMLLLQEHSLTDLQVQNLTPLLEQKNPTDVHVPAATPLLEQRGPRDSQGLFPTPVQTTMALSKPGSHSVPPVARPGSSDLTPPHSPPLPTRQLLGPNAAALSRYLAASYISQSLARRQGPGGEAFPASRGPWSSSAPTSRAPSPPPQPQPPPPPARRLSYATTVNIQVGGGGRLRPAKAQVRLNHPALLASPQESVGLRRAQGAPDAPFHM
- the PLEKHG2 gene encoding pleckstrin homology domain-containing family G member 2 isoform X1, translating into MPEGARGLGLSKPSPSLGRRGEACDCAAVCETQTAAPATPAMASPRGSGSSTSLSTVGSEGDPAPGPAPACSASRPEPLPGPPIRLHLSPVGTPGSAKPSRLERVAREIVETERAYVRDLRSIVEDYLGPLLNGGVLGLSAEQVGTLFANIEDIYEFSSELLEDLESSSSAGGIAECFVQRSEDFDIYTLYCMNYPSSLALLRELSLSPPAALWLQERQAQLRHSLPLQSFLLKPVQRILKYHLLLQELGKHWAEGPGTGGRETVEEAIVSMTAVAWYINDMKRKQEHAARLQEVQRRLGGWTGPELSAFGELVLEGAFRGGGGSGPRLRGGERLLFLFSRMLLVAKRRGPEYTYKGHIFCCNLSVSESPRDPLGFKVSDLTIPKHRHLLQAKNQEEKRLWIHCLQRLFFENHPASIPAKAKQVLLENSLHCAPKSKPIPEPLTPPLGSPRPRDARSFTPGRRNTASSPGPSTTRRGRRQSEPLKDPYVMFPQNAKPRLKHTGSDGELFPPLEPQPPVLASGAPEDLEDTGPPTLDPSGTSITEEILELLNQRGLRDPGCPLQPSSHDIPKFPGDTQVPDNSDTLTFQALPSRDSSEEEEEEELDMDDRGPSPLHVLEGLESSSAAEIPDIPSLSKDPDVPNLPEIPSLSEIPKTPRLPSLSDISSVFEMPCLPAIPSVPDIPSLSSTPSLPCDSWLQGPLQEPDEAPATRRELFPGSSSGKLGESSSESRAEQEEDEGVSFPDFQPRHVTPDQGFPDELEFRSCSEIRSAWRALEQGQLARPGFPEPLLILEDSDLSGGSGSGKAGAPTSERSASRVRELARLYSERIQQMQRAETRASANAPRRRPRALAQPQLLPCLPHEQAEPGPLPAFGHVLVCELAFPLTCAQESVPLSPATQVQAATPLTKQGGCLGGQGLNVSNLPEQDHLDIQVPASTPLPEQGSLWNIQIPATTLLPTKEDSPGVQVPAVTTFPDQEGHLEIQVPAATPPLPEQRSQVDVQVPSPTSFPEQGHQVDIQDPATTALPKQESYLDVMVLATTPVAKREGCLDSQSPTNTPLTKQGGSRDVQFSATACGQAVNPLLTDGSSLDRQIPADTPLPSQLDLPDIQVLGTSPLPAHGSHLDHQIPANSPLSLPQDLPDFQVPAATPLPQPQGLMDTRVQPLPPLPQEGGLPDIQGPAAMLLLQEHSLTDLQVQNLTPLLEQKNPTDVHVPAATPLLEQRGPRDSQGLFPTPVQTTMALSKPGSHSVPPVARPGSSDLTPPHSPPLPTRQLLGPNAAALSRYLAASYISQSLARRQGPGGEAFPASRGPWSSSAPTSRAPSPPPQPQPPPPPARRLSYATTVNIQVGGGGRLRPAKAQVRLNHPALLASPQESVGLRRAQGAPDAPFHM